The genomic DNA CAGCCGCCGCTGCAGCAGCAGGTAGACGAAGGAGTCGCTGACCGTGGCGAGCCCGAGCAGGGTGGCGCACCCGGTGATCCGGCGCAGGGCCGGCAGCCGGAGCAGCTCACCCGGGCGCGGTCGCCCGCCGGGGACGGGCGGCGCGGAGCGCAGGCTGCGCCCGGGGACGAGCAGGACCAGCACGAGCACGCCGAGCGCCGCGACGTACGAGCTGACGGTGAAGACGGCGTGGTAGCCGCCGGGTGCGCTGCGCAGGACGAGGAAGGCGAGCAGCGGGCCGGTCAGCGCTCCGGCGGTGTCCATGGCCCGGTGCACCCCGAACGCCCGGCCGCGCCGTTCGGGCGGCGCGGCGAGGGAGATCATGGCGTCGCGGGGTGCGGTCCGCAGTCCCTTGCCGACCCGGTCGACGGCGAGGACGAGGCCGATCAGTGGCGCGGTGCGGACCAGCAGGAGCGCCGGTCGGCAGAGTGCGGAGAGGCCGTAGCCGACGGTGGCCACGGCCTTGTGGCGGCCGCCGCCGCGGTCGCCGAGCAGGCCGCCGAGCATCCGCAGGGTGGCGGAGGCGCCGTTGAAGACGCCGTCCAGCAGGCCGAACCCGAGCGGGGAGACCCCGAGAACGGTGACCAGGTACAGCGGCAGGACGGCGGTGACCATCTCGGAGGAGACGTCGGTGATCAGGCTGACCGTGCCGAGGGCCAGCACGGTGGGGGCGATCCGCGCGGACCGCCCCGGCCCTGGGGCCGGGGCGGCGGCGGACGCCGCGGGGAGTCGGCTGTCCGCGATGTACACGGTCAGTTCCAGATGCCGGCGATGTCGGTGGCGTCGGCGGCCTTTCCGGCGTGCTTGCCGACCGCGGCGAGGTCCTCCAGGGTGCGGAGCATGTCGTAGTGGTTGTACTTGGCGGTCGGCGCGGTTCCGGCCTTGACCGGCTGCCCGTACAGCACGGTGGGGATCTGGTTGCCGCTGTTGCGGTCGTCCTCGTCGTAGGTGACGACGAGGAGGCTGTTGTGCGTCCTGGCCCAGTCGGCGTACCCGGCGAGGTTGTTCTTGATCCAGCTGTCGCCGGTGCCCACGCTGCAGTCGTGCATGTCGTTGCAGAGGTTGGGGACGACGAAGGAGACCGTGGGCAGCTTGCCGTAGTCGCTCGGGAACTGCGCGAAGGTGTGCCCGGATCCGGTCGGCACGTTCTTGAACGCGAACCAGGGGTTGTGCTTCTGCGCGTACTTGCCGCTCTTGCAGGTGGTGGAGCCCTCGCTGGGCAGCGACTCGTTGTAGCTGCCCCAGGTCCGGCCCGCCGCGATCAGCTCGGAGGCCAGGTTGGGGGCGGACATCGAGCCGACGCTGTAGCAGCCGTCGCCGGTGATGCCCTGGGTGCTGCCGGAGAAGACGGCGAAGTAGTTCGGCTGGCTGGGGTGGGTGATGCCGTAGGAGGCCTTGAGGACGGCGCCGCCCTTGGCGAGCGAGTTCAGGTACGGCGCGCTGCTGCTGCCGATGATCTGCTTGTACGCGTGGTTCTCCATCATCACCACGACGATGTGGTCCGGCCTCGGCAGGGTCGCCGCGGCCGAGGCCGAGCCGGTGTCGAGGGCGGTCAGGGTGGCGCCGACGGTGGCCGCCAGGGCGGCGGCGAGCACGGTCTTCTTCGTCCGGGTGGTGCGGGGGCGTCCGGGGGTTCCGGTGGACATGTCTGTCTCCTGGGTGGGGATCGGCAGGGGCACTGGGGGTCGCGGCGGACCCGGCGGCGGCCTCGCCCGCCGGAGCTCGGCGGTCACGGGGTGGGGTTGTCGCCCAGGCCTCCGACGTAGAGCAGCCGGTTGGGGGTGTCGGTGCCGGCCTTGCCGATCTTCCCGGCGGTGGCGGACCTGACCAGGGCGTCCTGGACCTGGGCGGGGGTCGCCCGCGGGTGGGCGGAGAGGTAGAGCGCGGCGGCCCCGGCGACGTGCGGCGCGGCCATCGAGGTCCCGGTCAGGGTGTGGCTGTCGCTGTCGCCGGAGTTCCACGCCGAGACGATGCCGGTGCCGGGGGCGAACAGATCGGTGCAGGCACCCCAGTTGGAGTCCGAGCGGCGCTGGTCGTCGGAGGTGGAGTTGTTGACCACGACGGCCTCGGCGATGTCCCCCGGCGAGTTCCGGCACGCGTCGGCGTTGCTGTTGCCCGAGGACACCACCCAGGTGACCCCGGAGGCGATGGAGTTCCGGATCGCCTTGTCCTCGGCGGAACTGACGCCGCCGTTGATGCTCATGTTGACCACGGCCGGCTTGACGGCGTGCTTGGTGATCCAGTCGGCGGCGGAGATGATCGAGGAGGTGGGGATGGAGTCGTTGCACGGGGTGACCCGGACGGCGACCAGCTTCACTCCCCTGGCCACGCCGTAGTCCTTGCCGCCGACGGTGCCGGCGACGTGGGTGCCGTGGCCGAGGCAGTCGGCGCCGTTCCGGCCGTCGCCGACCAGGTCCACGCCGATGCTCGCCCGGCCGCCGAACTGGCTGTGCGTGGTGCGCAGTCCGCTGTCGACCAGGTAGACGGTGACGTTGGAGGCGGTGTTCGGCGCGGCGTAGTTCCGGTCCAGCGGCAGGCTGCGCTGGTCGATCCGGTCCAGGCCCCAGCTCGCCACCGCGGCCGAGTGCCGGATGCCGTCCCGCTCCACCCAGGCGACGGCCGGGTCGGCGGCCAGCCGCTGCGCCTGAGCGGGCGTCAACTCGGCCGCGTAGCCCTGCAGCGCGGTGTCGAACACGGTGCGGACGGTGCCGCCGTGGGTGTGCGCCAGCCGGTCGGCGACGGCGGTGACCGCGGTGGTGCTCCGGGACGGCACGGTGCCGTCCCGGAGCACCACCACGTAGGAACCGGTGGCCGGCCGGGCGGCGGCGGCCGGAACGGCGGTCGCCGCGACCGCCGCGACGGCGACGGCCAGGGCGGCGAGTGGCGTTCTGTGGGCACAGCGGAGCATGCGGTGGACGGACACGGTGACTCCCGGATGAGGTGCGTCGGGGCTTCGCCGGCGCCGGCCGGGTCCACCCGGCGCGGTCCGGCGGCGAGCCGGGGCACAAGAAGTACCGCCGGAGAAGCGCCTTGGGCGCCAACTCCCGCCACTGGCACGTCCTCGCCAGCCGGTCGCACACACCCGACCGGGTCAGATCCAGCCGTTGCGCGCGGCGTGCAGCGCCATCTGGAAGCGGGTGACCGACCCCGCACGGGAGTTGAGCTGCTCGAGGTGGCGCGAGAGGGTGCGGCGGCTGACCCCGAGCAGCTCGGCGATGGTGTCGTCGGTGACCCCGGTGGCCAGCAGCTCGACGATGCGCCGCTGGATCGGGCTGAGCGCCGGCGGCACCCGCTCCCCCAGGTGCATCGGCAGCGCCGCCCGCCACGAGGTCTCGAACAGCCCGGTCAACGCGGACAGCAGGCTCGACGGGTGGACCAGCAGCATCGAGTCGTTGACCTCGGCCTCCACGAAGGACATCGACACGATGGCCAGCCGCCGGTCGAAGACGGTGAGCTTCACCGGGACGGTGGGCAGGATCCTCGCCTGCTCCCCGGCGGCGATCGAGGGCTGGATGTTCACGGCGTAGTACGCGGCGTGCTGGACGGCGGATCTGGCGTAGACGACCCGGTACTCGACGCCCCTGCCGAGGTTGTCGATCTCGATCGGGTTGGCGCTGCCGTTGGTGTGGTACGGCGGCGAGTCGAAGCGCAGCACCTCGGTCTCGGCCGCCGCCTCGATGGTCTCGATGTGCTCGACGATGGAGTCGCCGGTGACCACCTCGACCAGGTTCTCGGTCGGGTGCGGGCTGACCGAACGGCGGTAGCCACGATAGGCGTTGACGGCGGCCTGCTGTGCCTCGCGGAGCTCGGCGACCCGGCTGTGCGCCAGGAACTCCAGTGCCACCGTGGGCTCCACCGGTACGTGCCGGCGGCACCCGTCGGTCTCCGACACCGTGACCAGGCCGAGTCTGCGCAGGTGAGCCAGGTGACGCTCCCGTGCGGGATCACCGTCCGGGCCGAGATCCGCGGGGGGCCGGCCGCCGGGCCCGGCGGCCAGCAGCCCCACGTACAGCTCCGCCTCCCGGCCGGTCAGCCCGAGGCGGCACAGGTGCGTCGGCAGGTCCTCGTCGGCCATGTGCGTTCCTTCCTGTGGCGAAGTACCGCGCATGGTGACACGTGGGTCCCACCGGCACCAGGCGCCGACCGGCGGGGTGCCCGTCCACGCCAGTGGCCGGTGATCGCCACCTCGTGGGGCCGGTCGGCGGTAGACCTGTGACCGCCACCCGGCCGTTCCCAGGAGTCCTCCTTGATCAGCGTGTTCGACCTCTTCCGCGTCGGCATCGGACCGTCCAGCTCCCACACGGTGGCTCCGATGCGCGCCGCCCGCCGCTTCGTGGACGGCCTCGACCGGGACGGTCTGCTGCCCGCCGTCACCGCCGTCGAGGTCGAGCTCTTCGGCTCACTGGCGGCGACCTGCGTCGGGCACGGCACCGACAAGGCCGTGGCGCTGGGGCTGGCGGGCGAGGAGCCGGAGACGGTCGACCCCGCCACCGCCGACGGGCGCTTCCGCCGGTTCGCCGCCGAGGGCGGGGTCCTGCTGCCGGGCGGGCGGACCGTCGGCCACACCCTGGTGCTGCACCCGGGGCGGACCCTGCCGGCCCATCCCAACGCCATGACCTTCACCGCACTCGACCGGGACGACGTCGTGCTGGCCCGCCGGACCTCCTACTCCGTCGGCGGCGGCTTCCTGCTCGGCGAGGACGCCAACGACGCCGCCTCCGACGTCCCGCACCCCTTCACCGACGCCGGGCAACTCCTGCACCTGGTCGGCGACGGCCGGATCAGCGACCTGATGCTGGCCAACGAGACCGCCCGGCGGCCCGAGAGCGCGGTCCGCGCCCGGCTGCTGCACCTGTGGACGGTCATGCGCGACTGTGCCGAACGCGGTTCCCGCACCGAGGGCACCCTGCCCGGCGGGCTGAACGTCCCCCGCCGTGCCCCCGCCCTCCACCGGCGCCTCCTCCGACGGGGCACTACGGCCGAGCCGCTGCACCCCATGGACTGGGTCGCGCTGGACGCGCTGGCGGTCAACGAGGAGAACGCCGCCGGCGGGCGCGTCGTGACCGCGCCGACCAACGGCGCCGCCGGCATCGTGCCGGCCGTGCTGCGCCACTACCACCGGTTCGTCC from Kitasatospora terrestris includes the following:
- a CDS encoding L-serine ammonia-lyase, which translates into the protein MISVFDLFRVGIGPSSSHTVAPMRAARRFVDGLDRDGLLPAVTAVEVELFGSLAATCVGHGTDKAVALGLAGEEPETVDPATADGRFRRFAAEGGVLLPGGRTVGHTLVLHPGRTLPAHPNAMTFTALDRDDVVLARRTSYSVGGGFLLGEDANDAASDVPHPFTDAGQLLHLVGDGRISDLMLANETARRPESAVRARLLHLWTVMRDCAERGSRTEGTLPGGLNVPRRAPALHRRLLRRGTTAEPLHPMDWVALDALAVNEENAAGGRVVTAPTNGAAGIVPAVLRHYHRFVPGADDEGTVRFLLTAAAIGTLVKRNASISGAQVGCQGEVGTAAAMAAAGLTEVLGGTPGQVENAAEIALEHHLGLTCDPVAGLVQIPCIERNAIGAVKAITASRLALNGDGQHLVPLDAVIRTLRDTGADMSDKYKETSRGGLALNVPQC
- a CDS encoding alkaline phosphatase family protein, giving the protein MSTGTPGRPRTTRTKKTVLAAALAATVGATLTALDTGSASAAATLPRPDHIVVVMMENHAYKQIIGSSSAPYLNSLAKGGAVLKASYGITHPSQPNYFAVFSGSTQGITGDGCYSVGSMSAPNLASELIAAGRTWGSYNESLPSEGSTTCKSGKYAQKHNPWFAFKNVPTGSGHTFAQFPSDYGKLPTVSFVVPNLCNDMHDCSVGTGDSWIKNNLAGYADWARTHNSLLVVTYDEDDRNSGNQIPTVLYGQPVKAGTAPTAKYNHYDMLRTLEDLAAVGKHAGKAADATDIAGIWN
- a CDS encoding helix-turn-helix domain-containing protein, producing the protein MADEDLPTHLCRLGLTGREAELYVGLLAAGPGGRPPADLGPDGDPARERHLAHLRRLGLVTVSETDGCRRHVPVEPTVALEFLAHSRVAELREAQQAAVNAYRGYRRSVSPHPTENLVEVVTGDSIVEHIETIEAAAETEVLRFDSPPYHTNGSANPIEIDNLGRGVEYRVVYARSAVQHAAYYAVNIQPSIAAGEQARILPTVPVKLTVFDRRLAIVSMSFVEAEVNDSMLLVHPSSLLSALTGLFETSWRAALPMHLGERVPPALSPIQRRIVELLATGVTDDTIAELLGVSRRTLSRHLEQLNSRAGSVTRFQMALHAARNGWI
- a CDS encoding MFS transporter, yielding MYIADSRLPAASAAAPAPGPGRSARIAPTVLALGTVSLITDVSSEMVTAVLPLYLVTVLGVSPLGFGLLDGVFNGASATLRMLGGLLGDRGGGRHKAVATVGYGLSALCRPALLLVRTAPLIGLVLAVDRVGKGLRTAPRDAMISLAAPPERRGRAFGVHRAMDTAGALTGPLLAFLVLRSAPGGYHAVFTVSSYVAALGVLVLVLLVPGRSLRSAPPVPGGRPRPGELLRLPALRRITGCATLLGLATVSDSFVYLLLQRRLELPTAWFPLLPLGTAGVYLLLAVPFGAIADRIGRRRMFVLGHVALLAGYGLLLARPGSGAPLAAAVLVLHGLFYAATDGVLAAAAAEAVPERRRGAGLALVGTGQAAGRFACSVAVGALWTRWGDTVALAVMTAVLAAAVAAAAHLPAPAKEGPA
- a CDS encoding S8 family peptidase; translation: MSVHRMLRCAHRTPLAALAVAVAAVAATAVPAAAARPATGSYVVVLRDGTVPSRSTTAVTAVADRLAHTHGGTVRTVFDTALQGYAAELTPAQAQRLAADPAVAWVERDGIRHSAAVASWGLDRIDQRSLPLDRNYAAPNTASNVTVYLVDSGLRTTHSQFGGRASIGVDLVGDGRNGADCLGHGTHVAGTVGGKDYGVARGVKLVAVRVTPCNDSIPTSSIISAADWITKHAVKPAVVNMSINGGVSSAEDKAIRNSIASGVTWVVSSGNSNADACRNSPGDIAEAVVVNNSTSDDQRRSDSNWGACTDLFAPGTGIVSAWNSGDSDSHTLTGTSMAAPHVAGAAALYLSAHPRATPAQVQDALVRSATAGKIGKAGTDTPNRLLYVGGLGDNPTP